From the genome of Haloterrigena sp. KLK7, one region includes:
- the hisF gene encoding imidazole glycerol phosphate synthase subunit HisF, whose product MLTKRIIPCIDVDLDEDGNPAVYTGVNFEDLKYTGDPVEMAKAYNESGADEFVFLDITASAEGRETMLDVVERVADEVFIPLTVGGGIRTTDDIKETLRAGADKVSITTGALERPELINDGAKAFGNQCIVISVDAKRRFDEQGEHYVEIDGESCWFECTKKGGREGTGIDVVEWAQEAESRGAGELFVNSIDKDGTKDGYDLPLTTAVCDTVDTPVIASSGCGGPEDMYDVFTQAGADAGLAASIFHFDEHSIEETKEYLDERGVPVRL is encoded by the coding sequence ATGCTGACAAAGCGAATCATTCCGTGTATCGACGTGGACTTGGACGAGGACGGGAACCCGGCGGTCTACACCGGCGTCAACTTCGAGGACCTGAAGTACACCGGCGATCCGGTGGAGATGGCCAAGGCGTACAACGAGTCCGGCGCCGACGAGTTCGTCTTCCTCGACATCACCGCCTCCGCGGAGGGCCGCGAGACGATGCTCGACGTCGTCGAGCGCGTCGCCGACGAGGTCTTCATTCCGCTCACCGTCGGCGGCGGCATCCGCACCACCGACGACATCAAGGAGACGCTGCGGGCCGGCGCCGACAAGGTCTCGATCACGACCGGCGCGCTCGAGCGCCCCGAACTGATCAACGACGGCGCGAAGGCCTTCGGCAACCAGTGTATCGTCATCAGCGTCGACGCCAAGCGACGGTTCGACGAGCAGGGAGAACACTACGTCGAGATCGACGGCGAGTCCTGCTGGTTCGAGTGCACGAAGAAGGGCGGCCGCGAGGGGACCGGCATCGACGTCGTCGAGTGGGCCCAGGAGGCCGAGTCCCGCGGCGCGGGCGAACTGTTCGTCAACTCGATCGACAAGGACGGCACCAAGGACGGCTACGACCTCCCGCTGACGACGGCGGTCTGCGACACCGTCGACACGCCCGTCATCGCCTCCTCGGGCTGTGGCGGGCCCGAGGACATGTACGACGTGTTCACCCAGGCCGGCGCCGACGCCGGCCTCGCGGCCTCGATCTTCCACTTCGACGAGCACTCGATCGAGGAGACCAAGGAGTATCTGGACGAGCGTGGCGTTCCCGTTCGACTCTGA